A genomic stretch from Elusimicrobiota bacterium includes:
- a CDS encoding sulfatase-like hydrolase/transferase — MENKIDFSVVFNTFLKLIPFNIMFLLFMSLFRLVFFFYFANFSELKDLYDDVLQAFILGIRFDLVVIAVINYLVTISILIIWAVKKESLFILWGKILKWYYFFLFGFVFFILFVDFAFYSYFKDHINILIYGFFEDDTRALISTILKNPKFPAFLLIFLTILAGIYYSSKRVSKSLQQLVYFPRKPFKTYFKIVFIALLICAQAFSARGSLTMQPIFSIYEEISSNDFINKLSLNGVIALRKAIKYRMESADKNVDLAKSLGYQKNIREALADFLNISEEKVNEKDPVSNLTQKTSKNKIIEQLRPNVIFIVMESMGTKLLRYNRSDFDMLGELKKHFDQDYVFYNFLPAGLLTVHAIESLVLNIPQRPLSLEITQSEYAYAKYPFTLTLPYKKAGYETILVYGGGLNWRDLSTFFSAQGFDKLLGEGSMEKGSQKNEWGVYDEYLFNALYKELSANDKKPKFIFALTTGNHPPYLVPDTYKPKPIKMYDEFRKVINGDEKMVSQRLITYQYANQKLGEFITKVKNSKFGKNTIIAVTGDHNFWDIFSYGSKDLFNKYSVPFYLYIPEKLKPKKVNTKVFGSHIDIMPTLYNLSLSNASYIAMGKNMLDQKLPHFAYNSEGFIISEKGAVKYDIKDNKIHFYKLDNTLENKLISTEKSSDLDKMLGFYKASMAIADYLIKGSKKSSKK; from the coding sequence ATGGAAAATAAAATTGATTTTAGCGTTGTTTTTAATACCTTCCTAAAACTAATCCCTTTTAATATCATGTTTTTGTTGTTTATGTCATTATTCAGGCTGGTATTCTTTTTCTATTTTGCGAATTTTTCGGAGTTAAAGGATTTGTATGATGATGTTTTACAGGCGTTTATTCTGGGCATAAGATTCGATCTTGTAGTTATAGCAGTTATAAATTATTTAGTGACAATAAGTATTCTGATAATTTGGGCTGTAAAAAAGGAATCCTTATTTATTTTATGGGGAAAAATTCTTAAATGGTATTATTTCTTTTTATTTGGTTTTGTCTTCTTTATTCTTTTTGTAGATTTCGCGTTTTATTCGTATTTCAAAGACCATATCAATATTCTTATTTACGGTTTTTTTGAAGATGATACAAGGGCATTAATTTCAACGATACTTAAGAATCCAAAATTCCCCGCGTTTTTATTAATTTTCTTAACAATATTAGCGGGCATATATTACAGTTCAAAAAGAGTTTCTAAATCTCTGCAACAGTTGGTATATTTCCCGAGAAAGCCATTCAAGACCTATTTTAAAATTGTTTTCATCGCTTTACTTATTTGTGCTCAGGCATTTTCTGCAAGGGGTTCTCTTACAATGCAGCCGATCTTTTCAATTTACGAAGAAATATCATCCAACGATTTTATAAATAAATTAAGTTTAAACGGAGTCATTGCTTTGCGTAAGGCTATCAAATATAGAATGGAAAGTGCGGATAAAAACGTTGATTTGGCTAAATCGCTCGGCTATCAAAAAAATATCCGCGAAGCTTTAGCTGATTTCTTGAACATCAGCGAAGAAAAAGTAAACGAAAAAGATCCGGTATCTAATTTAACTCAGAAAACTTCAAAAAATAAGATTATTGAGCAATTAAGGCCGAATGTTATCTTTATAGTTATGGAAAGCATGGGGACAAAATTGTTGCGTTACAATAGAAGCGACTTTGACATGCTGGGAGAACTGAAAAAACATTTTGATCAGGACTACGTATTTTATAATTTTTTGCCGGCAGGTCTTTTAACCGTTCATGCCATTGAGTCGCTGGTTTTAAACATTCCGCAGAGGCCGCTTTCGCTGGAAATAACCCAGTCAGAATATGCTTACGCTAAATATCCGTTTACTTTAACCTTGCCGTATAAAAAAGCCGGTTACGAAACTATTCTTGTTTACGGCGGAGGATTAAACTGGCGCGACCTATCAACATTTTTTTCTGCCCAGGGGTTTGATAAACTTCTCGGTGAAGGATCAATGGAAAAAGGCTCCCAAAAAAATGAATGGGGAGTTTATGATGAATACCTTTTTAATGCTCTTTATAAAGAACTCAGCGCAAATGATAAAAAGCCCAAGTTTATTTTTGCTTTGACTACCGGAAACCATCCTCCTTATTTAGTTCCTGACACATACAAGCCTAAACCGATAAAGATGTATGATGAATTCAGAAAAGTTATTAACGGCGATGAAAAAATGGTTTCCCAAAGGCTGATAACCTATCAGTACGCAAATCAAAAGCTGGGTGAGTTTATAACGAAGGTTAAAAACTCAAAATTCGGCAAAAATACTATTATTGCCGTAACCGGGGACCACAATTTTTGGGACATATTCAGCTACGGTTCCAAGGATTTATTTAATAAATATAGCGTGCCTTTTTATCTTTATATTCCTGAAAAACTAAAGCCGAAAAAGGTGAATACGAAAGTGTTCGGTTCGCATATTGATATTATGCCGACACTTTATAACCTTTCTCTTTCAAATGCAAGTTATATAGCTATGGGAAAAAATATGCTGGATCAAAAACTTCCTCATTTCGCCTATAACAGCGAAGGATTTATAATTTCCGAAAAAGGAGCGGTTAAGTACGATATTAAAGATAACAAAATTCATTTCTATAAACTGGACAATACTTTAGAAAACAAGCTTATTTCAACTGAAAAAAGTAGTGATTTAGATAAAATGCTCGGTTTTTATAAAG
- a CDS encoding T9SS type A sorting domain-containing protein: protein PPNTFNQNVSLTASMTSVPSSDRETIKITNIGIEVTTDKNAQPDKAITITMYYRDSDIAGLDESKLVICRYDSTNNLWTPLPSTVYPDQNKVVAQTDHLSKFVLVQLAPAANLGSIKVYPNPLNSKLYSMTIANLTATADIKIYNVAGELVRKLDYSTGNGQVIWDGKNDGGSLVASGVYIIYINSPQGTKKIKVAIEK, encoded by the coding sequence CCTCCGAACACTTTCAACCAGAACGTGAGTTTAACAGCATCTATGACTTCTGTTCCTTCATCAGATCGCGAGACAATTAAGATAACAAATATAGGTATAGAAGTAACCACGGATAAAAATGCCCAGCCTGATAAAGCAATAACAATAACAATGTATTATCGGGATTCAGACATTGCCGGGTTAGATGAATCCAAACTTGTAATCTGCCGATATGACTCGACAAACAATCTCTGGACTCCTTTGCCTTCAACGGTATACCCGGACCAAAACAAAGTTGTAGCTCAAACTGACCATTTATCCAAATTTGTATTAGTTCAGCTAGCACCGGCGGCAAACCTTGGTAGCATAAAGGTCTATCCGAATCCATTGAATTCCAAGCTTTATTCAATGACTATCGCAAACCTTACAGCAACGGCTGATATTAAGATTTACAATGTAGCTGGTGAATTAGTTAGAAAACTTGATTATTCAACCGGGAACGGCCAGGTGATATGGGATGGGAAAAATGACGGCGGTTCATTGGTTGCAAGCGGTGTTTACATAATTTACATCAATAGTCCTCAAGGGACAAAAAAGATAAAAGTGGCAATAGAGAAATAG
- a CDS encoding YifB family Mg chelatase-like AAA ATPase, translating to MLSKVISAAVNGIDAYLVNVEVYIASGLPVFSTVGLPDTAVKESRDRVVAAIKNSGFNFPTRRITVNLSPADIKKEGSSFDLPIALGILCAEQKIKSKDLSEYCFLGELALDGTLRPVKGVLPAALGIQQKGIEKLIVPLANSFEASAVKNIKVYGAKNLLQVVRFLNGDEEILPTVVSEPNLSEESHHQDLDFSEVKGQQFAKRALEIAAAGGHNVIMIGPPGSGKTMLAKRLPTILPPLTYEEALETTKIHSVAGMLYSEKGFVTKRPFRSPHHTISDIALIGGGTYPKPGEVSLAHNGVLFLDEMTEFHRYVLEVMRQPLEDKVVSISRAKNSLTFPASFMLVGAMNPCPCGNLGHPDKQCMCNSYQVIKYRGKISEPLLDRIDIHLEVPALKISELTDEPLKSAESSKTIRERVLKARNVQSGRFEGTKIHYNSQMNSRQIKKYCQIDSESKDLLRAAIERLGLSARAYDRILKVSRTIADLAEKENIGPAEIAEAIQFRSMDKYN from the coding sequence ATGCTTTCAAAAGTAATTTCAGCGGCAGTTAACGGCATTGATGCATATCTTGTAAATGTGGAAGTTTATATTGCTTCCGGCCTGCCCGTATTTTCTACTGTTGGGTTGCCTGATACTGCAGTTAAAGAGTCCCGGGACCGCGTTGTCGCAGCGATAAAAAATTCAGGATTTAATTTTCCTACCCGAAGAATAACAGTAAACCTTTCACCGGCTGACATAAAAAAAGAAGGGTCCTCGTTTGACCTGCCTATAGCTCTAGGTATCCTTTGCGCGGAACAAAAAATTAAATCCAAAGACTTAAGCGAGTACTGTTTTTTGGGTGAACTTGCTTTGGACGGAACTTTACGGCCTGTAAAAGGAGTTCTTCCCGCAGCTTTAGGTATTCAGCAAAAGGGCATAGAAAAACTAATTGTTCCTTTAGCAAATTCTTTTGAAGCTTCAGCTGTAAAAAATATTAAAGTTTATGGGGCAAAAAATCTTTTACAGGTTGTAAGATTTTTAAACGGCGATGAAGAAATTTTACCCACGGTAGTTTCTGAACCGAATCTTTCTGAAGAATCCCATCATCAGGACCTAGATTTTTCTGAAGTAAAAGGCCAGCAGTTTGCAAAAAGAGCTTTAGAAATAGCTGCCGCGGGCGGCCATAACGTTATTATGATCGGCCCTCCCGGATCAGGCAAAACTATGCTTGCCAAAAGGCTTCCTACCATACTTCCGCCGCTCACATACGAAGAAGCTCTTGAAACCACAAAAATTCATTCTGTTGCAGGAATGCTTTATTCCGAAAAAGGTTTTGTGACTAAACGGCCTTTCAGGTCTCCGCATCACACAATTTCAGATATAGCCCTAATTGGAGGCGGGACTTATCCGAAGCCCGGTGAAGTTAGCCTTGCACATAACGGAGTTTTATTCCTGGACGAGATGACCGAGTTTCACAGATATGTTTTAGAAGTTATGAGACAACCTTTGGAAGATAAAGTGGTATCAATTTCCAGAGCAAAAAATTCGCTAACTTTTCCCGCTTCGTTTATGCTTGTGGGAGCAATGAACCCCTGCCCGTGCGGGAACCTGGGGCATCCGGACAAGCAGTGCATGTGCAACTCATATCAGGTTATAAAGTACCGAGGGAAAATTTCAGAGCCTTTGCTTGACAGGATTGACATACATCTTGAAGTTCCGGCGCTGAAAATTTCTGAGTTAACTGATGAGCCCTTGAAATCCGCTGAAAGCTCAAAAACGATAAGGGAAAGAGTATTGAAAGCAAGAAATGTTCAAAGCGGTCGGTTTGAGGGTACAAAAATTCATTATAACAGCCAGATGAATTCAAGGCAGATAAAAAAATACTGCCAGATAGATTCAGAAAGCAAAGATCTTCTCCGCGCTGCTATAGAACGCTTAGGGTTATCTGCAAGGGCTTATGACAGGATATTAAAAGTGAGCCGCACAATTGCGGACTTGGCAGAAAAAGAAAATATCGGCCCTGCAGAGATAGCCGAGGCAATACAATTCAGAAGTATGGATAAATACAACTAG
- a CDS encoding PorV/PorQ family protein, with amino-acid sequence MKKILAVLACAVFCANLGFASFSSSDIGTSGAAFLKLGAGARPTAMGDSFAGISDDSTAIYWNPAGLNQVAGKGSLTLMHAIWFEDISYDWVSYARPYKNLGVFGIGVQYLSYGSLKKTDNTGLEVGDFSPTDMAVSLSYAKKVKDISLGANLKYISSKITNTATAYAVDLGAMKKINNKITLGAAAQNVGTKLKYVSEEDSLPMNIKIGGAYTVKKNWLAVLDINAPIDNDINYGIGTEYVYKLKDKIDISGRAGYNTRNSKTGGLNGITVGFGVKYQDYCFDYAFVPYGDLGNTNRISFSVQFK; translated from the coding sequence ATGAAAAAGATTTTAGCAGTGTTAGCTTGTGCAGTGTTTTGCGCTAATTTAGGTTTTGCATCATTTTCAAGCAGCGATATCGGAACGTCCGGCGCCGCATTTCTTAAACTTGGAGCAGGCGCTCGTCCGACAGCCATGGGCGATTCTTTTGCCGGTATTTCAGACGATTCAACGGCAATTTATTGGAACCCTGCCGGATTAAATCAAGTTGCCGGAAAAGGTTCTTTAACCTTAATGCATGCGATATGGTTTGAAGATATTTCTTATGACTGGGTATCATATGCTCGTCCATATAAGAATTTGGGAGTGTTTGGAATAGGAGTGCAGTATCTTTCTTACGGCAGTTTGAAAAAAACCGATAATACCGGGCTTGAAGTCGGAGATTTTAGTCCGACTGATATGGCTGTATCTCTTTCATATGCAAAAAAAGTCAAAGATATTTCTTTAGGCGCGAACTTAAAATACATAAGCTCAAAAATTACTAATACCGCAACGGCATACGCGGTTGACTTGGGCGCAATGAAAAAAATAAATAACAAAATTACTTTAGGCGCAGCGGCACAAAATGTCGGAACAAAATTAAAATATGTAAGCGAAGAAGATTCCCTGCCGATGAACATAAAAATTGGCGGCGCTTACACCGTAAAGAAAAACTGGCTGGCGGTTTTGGACATAAACGCGCCGATCGATAACGACATAAATTACGGAATCGGCACCGAATACGTATATAAATTGAAAGATAAAATAGATATTTCCGGCAGAGCCGGTTACAACACCAGAAATTCAAAAACAGGCGGACTTAACGGTATAACAGTAGGTTTTGGAGTTAAATATCAGGACTATTGCTTTGATTATGCGTTTGTTCCTTACGGCGATTTGGGAAACACGAACAGAATATCTTTTTCAGTGCAGTTTAAATAA
- a CDS encoding transposase, which yields MPRIARVVAVGYPHHITQRGNYRQRIFSGDTDRKKYLSLLENESKSYGLGILAYCLMPNHVHFVVVPESEDSMGKVFKYAHMKYSQYYNKKMRTQGHLFQGRFFSSVMDERHTLACARYIERNPVRSKMVNNPHRWSWSSARAHSGIDKRDELGVNKFFDYVDGNTKTWRKFLELSDDPNEIRQIREQTRKGRPLGSTNFLDELEGKLKRVLKLKPKGRPKKIIDK from the coding sequence ATGCCAAGAATCGCAAGAGTCGTAGCCGTAGGATATCCCCATCATATTACCCAAAGAGGAAACTACAGACAAAGAATATTTTCCGGCGATACGGACCGAAAAAAATATCTATCGCTTTTGGAAAATGAAAGCAAGAGTTATGGTTTGGGTATATTGGCGTACTGCCTTATGCCTAATCATGTTCACTTCGTCGTGGTTCCTGAGAGCGAAGATTCAATGGGAAAGGTCTTCAAATATGCCCATATGAAGTATTCTCAATACTATAACAAGAAAATGCGTACACAAGGACATTTGTTTCAAGGGCGATTTTTCTCATCTGTAATGGATGAACGGCACACCCTTGCATGCGCCCGTTATATCGAAAGAAACCCTGTGCGATCAAAAATGGTTAATAACCCGCACCGCTGGAGCTGGTCAAGTGCAAGAGCGCACTCCGGAATAGATAAGCGCGACGAATTAGGGGTAAACAAATTTTTTGATTATGTTGATGGAAACACGAAAACTTGGAGAAAATTTTTAGAGCTATCAGATGATCCTAATGAAATAAGGCAAATAAGGGAACAAACAAGAAAGGGAAGACCTCTTGGCAGTACTAATTTTCTGGATGAGCTCGAAGGAAAACTTAAGAGAGTTTTAAAGCTAAAGCCAAAAGGCAGGCCTAAGAAGATAATTGATAAATAG